A DNA window from Pseudoalteromonas rubra contains the following coding sequences:
- a CDS encoding MerR family transcriptional regulator, translating to MYRISELAAQLGLARSTLLYYEKRGLICGSRASNGYRVYGEQDLQKLRLLQQLQAGGLTLSECKQALEAKLDRTVLSNRLAELESEIAYKQQAHTLLSALLGRGSLRDWHAQADKLAPDAHRNWLEQQGFDEQQTLYLKWLSKDMNEHDTYMADFMAVFHRLERWGPGSNADTRKALTHIPFTPHTVLDIGCGKGFATELLAQETQAQITAVDNEAQAIDSLAARLKHVELDERVTPLCASMTALPFQSGSFDLLWAESSAYIMGFEAALNAWRPLLRSAGCLMVSDLVWLNETPSQEAITFWQQEYPDMQTVAVRLAQIEQAGFRVLNHFTLSAQAWADYYGPLTAEVAQRLSHQPNSAALQDMAREIAIYERYLGEFGYQMFVLQRSD from the coding sequence GTGTATCGGATTTCTGAATTGGCGGCGCAGCTGGGTTTAGCGCGTTCTACTTTGTTGTATTACGAAAAGCGGGGGCTGATCTGTGGCAGCCGGGCCAGCAATGGTTATCGGGTTTATGGCGAGCAGGACTTACAAAAGCTCAGACTGCTGCAACAGCTACAGGCTGGCGGACTGACGCTGAGTGAATGCAAACAGGCGCTGGAGGCCAAGCTAGATCGCACCGTACTCAGCAACAGGCTCGCTGAGCTGGAAAGCGAAATTGCATATAAGCAGCAGGCGCATACTTTGTTGTCTGCGCTGCTTGGGCGCGGTTCACTGCGCGACTGGCATGCACAGGCCGATAAACTGGCACCCGATGCACACAGAAATTGGCTCGAACAACAAGGGTTTGATGAACAACAAACTCTGTACTTAAAATGGTTATCAAAAGACATGAACGAACACGATACTTATATGGCCGACTTTATGGCGGTCTTTCATCGGCTGGAACGCTGGGGACCCGGCAGTAATGCCGATACACGCAAGGCGTTAACACACATTCCTTTTACACCGCACACCGTGCTGGATATTGGCTGTGGTAAAGGCTTTGCTACTGAGTTACTGGCACAAGAGACACAGGCGCAGATCACGGCGGTGGATAATGAAGCTCAGGCAATCGACAGTCTGGCGGCGCGGCTAAAACACGTGGAACTGGACGAACGTGTTACCCCTCTGTGTGCCAGCATGACTGCTTTACCCTTCCAGAGCGGCAGCTTTGATCTGCTCTGGGCTGAAAGCTCCGCTTACATAATGGGCTTTGAAGCGGCGCTGAATGCCTGGCGCCCGCTGCTGCGTTCAGCCGGCTGCCTGATGGTCAGCGATTTGGTGTGGTTAAACGAGACGCCCTCTCAGGAGGCAATCACCTTCTGGCAACAGGAATACCCGGATATGCAGACAGTTGCTGTAAGACTGGCACAGATTGAGCAGGCCGGTTTCCGGGTCTTAAACCACTTTACGCTAAGTGCACAGGCCTGGGCAGACTATTATGGACCACTCACAGCTGAAGTTGCACAGCGACTGAGCCACCAGCCGAATTCCGCTGCACTTCAGGACATGGCCCGGGAAATTGCCATCTACGAGCGTTATCTGGGCGAGTTTGGCTACCAGATGTTTGTGCTGCAACGCAGCGATTGA
- a CDS encoding YicC/YloC family endoribonuclease, translating to MIHSMTAYARKEIKGDWGTGVWEIRSVNQRYLETFIRAPEQFRGLEPVIRERLRKHLQRGKVEVFLKFTANPAHVGQLSINETLSKQLIENAKWVQSHSGGEINPTDILRWPGVMEAEEVDLDTVNSELLKGFDALVEEFKAARASEGNNLETMITTRLDSILDQVAVVEGHMPEVAKWQREKLTAKLEDLKAEIDENRLEQELIYLAQKQDVAEELDRLKSHVKETHKILKKGGACGRRLDFMMQEFNRESNTLASKSINTEITNAAVELKVLIEQMREQIQNIE from the coding sequence ATGATCCATAGTATGACCGCTTATGCCCGTAAAGAGATCAAGGGCGACTGGGGCACCGGTGTGTGGGAGATCCGCTCCGTCAACCAACGCTATCTTGAAACCTTTATCCGCGCACCGGAACAGTTCCGTGGCCTGGAACCGGTTATTCGCGAGCGCCTGCGCAAACACTTACAGCGCGGTAAAGTGGAAGTATTTTTGAAGTTCACCGCCAACCCGGCGCACGTAGGTCAGCTGTCGATCAACGAAACCCTGAGTAAGCAGCTGATCGAAAATGCCAAGTGGGTGCAGTCGCACAGCGGTGGCGAGATCAACCCAACAGACATCCTGCGCTGGCCAGGCGTCATGGAAGCCGAAGAGGTGGATCTGGACACAGTGAACAGCGAGCTGTTAAAAGGCTTTGATGCCCTGGTTGAAGAATTTAAAGCCGCGCGCGCAAGCGAAGGTAACAACCTGGAAACCATGATCACCACCCGTCTGGATAGTATTCTGGATCAGGTTGCCGTTGTTGAGGGTCACATGCCAGAAGTGGCTAAATGGCAGCGTGAAAAACTCACCGCTAAGCTGGAAGACCTGAAAGCCGAAATCGACGAGAACCGCCTGGAGCAGGAGCTAATCTACCTGGCGCAAAAACAGGACGTGGCAGAAGAACTCGACCGCCTCAAGTCACACGTTAAAGAAACCCATAAGATCCTGAAAAAAGGCGGCGCCTGTGGCCGACGTCTGGACTTTATGATGCAAGAGTTCAACCGCGAGTCTAACACCCTGGCATCTAAATCCATCAATACCGAGATCACCAACGCCGCCGTTGAACTCAAGGTACTGATTGAGCAAATGCGCGAGCAGATCCAGAATATTGAGTGA
- a CDS encoding DUF342 domain-containing protein, translating into MFKLAKNGNILMDVAAASPPSAAFVVEALERSPYADCAIDHESIAAYFKQDTPVTQLIVAQQKDAHIEVALSDDKMQAIAKLTTAQGGKMISLEDAKRAIVKVGVTRGYKQVYLENLLKQQLESLPGTEVTGIVAQGRPPENGVPAKLMPHVQTLKERLKQPKLREDGTVDMRDFGALASVAPGTLLVTQRPATPGKEGFTVTGDSIAPKPGDSFQLVAGEGTEISPTNPLQLVSTIAGCPSDVPNGMRVDDIFTISDVNVRSGHIEFSGSVLVTHNVDPGMKIKAHGDITVMGTVESGELISDGNIEVRGGVIGHLDHRNDDQGLTCRLIAKGDVQITHGQYTYLEGQNVFIQKQSNHCDIKARNLLQVGLDESPKGKLVGGTIFDAKMLVAGEVGSSSGATMAIYLARSGMEITERTDLCLKELTQTDEQITNLQKAVEKADNVKDAEKKKTLLAKIGATQEHYCKQAEALEHQLSELDHTLHDLLDHTQLVVNTSLHSGVEIHIFDKVYKTTRSYPPCSARLLEGKIEIEFKM; encoded by the coding sequence GTGTTTAAACTCGCAAAAAATGGCAATATATTGATGGACGTCGCGGCAGCGTCGCCCCCCAGTGCAGCGTTTGTGGTTGAAGCACTCGAACGCTCTCCCTATGCTGATTGCGCAATTGATCATGAATCCATTGCCGCCTATTTCAAACAAGATACGCCTGTCACGCAGCTGATTGTGGCACAGCAAAAAGATGCCCATATCGAAGTCGCACTGAGCGACGACAAAATGCAGGCCATCGCCAAACTCACCACCGCACAGGGCGGCAAAATGATCAGCCTCGAGGATGCCAAACGTGCCATAGTCAAAGTGGGCGTCACCCGGGGCTACAAACAAGTTTATCTGGAAAACTTACTCAAACAGCAACTGGAGTCTCTGCCAGGCACAGAAGTCACCGGCATCGTTGCTCAGGGGCGTCCGCCCGAAAACGGCGTACCAGCCAAGCTGATGCCACATGTACAAACGCTTAAAGAACGCCTGAAACAACCCAAGTTACGTGAAGACGGCACCGTCGATATGCGCGACTTTGGCGCACTGGCCAGTGTTGCCCCTGGCACCTTACTGGTCACGCAAAGACCAGCAACCCCAGGCAAAGAAGGCTTTACGGTTACCGGAGACAGCATTGCACCTAAGCCCGGAGATAGCTTTCAGCTGGTGGCTGGCGAAGGTACCGAGATTTCCCCAACTAACCCTCTGCAGCTGGTCTCAACCATTGCAGGTTGTCCGTCCGATGTGCCAAATGGCATGCGGGTAGACGATATTTTTACCATTAGTGACGTCAACGTGCGCAGCGGCCACATTGAATTTAGCGGCAGTGTGCTGGTTACCCATAATGTCGACCCGGGCATGAAGATCAAAGCGCACGGCGATATCACCGTCATGGGAACCGTAGAATCAGGAGAATTAATTTCCGATGGCAACATCGAAGTACGTGGCGGTGTGATTGGTCACCTGGATCATCGCAACGACGATCAGGGGCTCACCTGCCGTTTAATTGCCAAAGGCGATGTCCAGATCACCCATGGTCAGTACACCTATCTGGAAGGACAAAATGTCTTTATCCAGAAACAAAGTAACCACTGTGATATCAAAGCACGTAACCTGTTACAGGTTGGCCTGGACGAATCACCCAAAGGCAAGCTGGTCGGCGGCACCATTTTTGATGCCAAGATGCTGGTGGCGGGTGAAGTTGGCAGCAGCTCTGGTGCGACCATGGCTATATACCTGGCACGCAGTGGCATGGAGATAACGGAACGTACCGATCTGTGTCTCAAAGAACTCACTCAAACTGATGAGCAGATCACCAACTTGCAAAAGGCGGTCGAAAAAGCCGATAACGTAAAGGATGCTGAAAAGAAAAAAACCTTGCTGGCCAAAATAGGGGCCACACAGGAGCACTATTGTAAGCAAGCCGAGGCGCTGGAACATCAGCTGTCAGAACTAGACCATACTCTGCATGATTTACTCGATCACACCCAGCTGGTGGTGAACACCTCCCTGCACTCAGGTGTCGAGATCCATATTTTCGATAAGGTCTATAAAACCACCCGCAGCTACCCGCCGTGCAGCGCCAGACTGCTCGAAGGCAAAATAGAAATTGAATTTAAGATGTAA
- the gmk gene encoding guanylate kinase, whose translation MPHQNRGNLFILSAPSGAGKSSLIKALLERQDKVRVSVSHTTRAPRPGENNGEHYHFVSVDEFKALINQNDFFEWAQVFDNYYGTSKQAIENQLAQGIDVFMDIDWQGARQVRELLPEVKTIFILPPSKQALEERLNSRGQDSQEIIASRMEQAKSECSHYNEFDYLLVNDDFETALNELEHIVVAARLELKKQQVSQQALIAELLK comes from the coding sequence ATGCCACATCAAAATCGCGGTAATTTGTTTATTCTTTCAGCACCCTCTGGTGCCGGAAAGTCAAGTTTGATTAAAGCCCTGCTGGAAAGACAAGATAAAGTCAGGGTCTCGGTGTCACATACAACTCGTGCGCCTCGCCCGGGTGAGAATAATGGCGAGCACTACCACTTTGTCTCTGTGGATGAGTTTAAAGCGCTTATCAACCAGAATGACTTTTTCGAATGGGCGCAGGTTTTTGATAACTACTACGGCACCTCTAAACAGGCCATCGAAAACCAGCTTGCACAAGGTATTGACGTGTTCATGGACATTGACTGGCAAGGTGCCCGTCAGGTTCGCGAGCTGCTGCCTGAAGTAAAAACCATCTTCATTCTGCCGCCGTCAAAGCAGGCGCTGGAAGAGCGTTTGAATAGCCGGGGGCAGGACTCTCAGGAAATCATTGCCTCGCGTATGGAGCAGGCCAAGTCTGAATGCTCTCACTACAATGAATTCGACTATCTGCTGGTCAATGATGACTTTGAGACTGCCCTGAATGAACTGGAGCACATCGTCGTGGCTGCACGTCTGGAGCTGAAAAAGCAACAGGTGAGCCAGCAGGCATTGATAGCAGAACTGCTGAAGTAA
- a CDS encoding HEAT repeat domain-containing protein yields MYDLQQLFSQLKKITLNRNTQPELVATIEELIKLSQDHDGHKRENAVLRLGMMGDPVAFPCLIIRVNDWVPQVRDAAVKALSKLMVDENVEAIIQCLPQVYHLQNCYRANHQDVIRQVEALLLTETNRGHLLAAVQSANSYIARLCLNLVIEHQVVDAQTLLPMAFASKDALVRVQAFRWSGVHYPQVLETHYLSLLNDKFMPIRKAALKHLLMATNNAQEAEKGLVDRHSSIRELAVKHCQENGNDVVAFYREHLTKDISTKAAIWGLGYLKCVGDLDKIKYFHKHGTPSLRKQALNSLLKLDSHNSLVYLLNGLRDPSPSVCKESARLMVKTRLYLNAKALMDVICDSEHPHTARACVALSHQINKWERVVFLLMLMSNEQVVSMFDEGQIKSELANWGDDYNRSFNQPTQAQIDEIGVLMAGVPATRFSEHFGSFAHALKTLGIH; encoded by the coding sequence GTGTATGACTTGCAGCAATTATTCAGTCAGTTGAAAAAAATAACCTTAAATAGAAATACTCAACCTGAGCTGGTAGCAACCATTGAAGAGCTTATTAAGTTGAGTCAGGATCATGACGGTCACAAACGAGAAAATGCCGTTTTAAGACTAGGTATGATGGGCGACCCGGTGGCTTTTCCCTGTCTAATTATTCGCGTGAATGATTGGGTGCCTCAAGTTCGAGATGCGGCAGTAAAAGCGTTGAGCAAGTTGATGGTAGATGAAAATGTTGAAGCCATTATTCAGTGTCTTCCTCAAGTATATCATCTTCAGAATTGCTACAGGGCCAATCATCAAGATGTTATTCGGCAAGTGGAGGCTTTGCTGTTAACAGAAACAAACCGAGGCCATTTGTTGGCAGCTGTGCAAAGCGCAAACAGTTATATAGCCAGGCTCTGCTTGAATTTAGTCATTGAACATCAGGTTGTTGATGCCCAAACGCTGTTGCCAATGGCCTTTGCGAGTAAAGATGCCTTAGTCAGAGTTCAAGCTTTTCGCTGGTCTGGCGTTCACTATCCACAAGTGCTGGAGACGCACTACCTAAGCTTATTAAATGATAAGTTTATGCCAATCCGAAAAGCCGCATTAAAGCACCTACTAATGGCCACCAATAATGCTCAGGAGGCTGAAAAAGGATTAGTTGATCGCCATTCCTCGATACGTGAGCTGGCTGTAAAGCACTGCCAGGAAAATGGTAATGATGTTGTGGCATTTTACAGGGAGCATCTTACTAAAGACATAAGTACTAAGGCGGCTATCTGGGGGCTTGGCTATCTTAAGTGTGTTGGTGATCTGGATAAAATAAAATACTTTCATAAGCATGGTACACCTTCTCTCAGAAAACAGGCGCTAAACAGTCTGTTGAAGTTAGACTCCCACAATAGTTTGGTATATCTGTTGAACGGGCTAAGAGATCCCTCTCCTTCAGTATGTAAGGAGTCAGCAAGGCTGATGGTAAAAACACGGCTCTACCTGAATGCGAAAGCGTTGATGGATGTCATTTGTGATTCAGAACACCCGCATACCGCACGAGCATGTGTCGCGCTGTCTCATCAAATCAATAAGTGGGAAAGAGTGGTATTTTTACTGATGCTAATGTCAAACGAACAGGTCGTTTCTATGTTTGATGAAGGTCAGATTAAATCAGAGCTGGCGAATTGGGGGGATGACTATAACCGTTCATTTAACCAGCCTACGCAAGCGCAAATCGATGAGATCGGCGTATTGATGGCGGGAGTACCCGCAACCAGGTTTAGTGAACACTTCGGCAGTTTTGCACACGCCCTTAAAACTTTGGGTATTCACTAA
- the spoT gene encoding bifunctional GTP diphosphokinase/guanosine-3',5'-bis pyrophosphate 3'-pyrophosphohydrolase, whose product MYLFEGLKKKISEYLSPEDVELVQKAYVVAREAHEGQTRSSGEPYITHPVEVTQILASMKLDHETLMAALMHDVIEDTDFSQTDLAEIFGDTVAELVAGVSKLDKLDFKDKKEFQAENYRKMIMAMTQDIRVILIKLADRTHNMRTLGFLRPEKRRRIARETLEIFAPIANRLGIHDIKNELEDLGFAALYPMRHRALKSEVAKARGNRKEVISNIQSEIESRLEEAGIDASVSGREKHLYSIYKKMLNKELLFNEVMDIYAFRINVNSIDTCYRVLGVAHNLYKPIETRFKDYIAVPKTNGYQSLHTSLVGPHGIPVEIQIRTHDMDHMADKGVAAHWMYKKSGDTAGHTAQQRARQWMQSLLELQQSAGSSFEFVENVKTELFPEEIYVFTPDGRIIELPMGATAVDFAYAVHTDVGNTCVGARVNRKPYPLSKALDTGQTVEVITSSGAHPNATWLNFIVTGKARLGVRNYLKSQHQEESILLGRRLLDSALGEHKLDDIPTEQIDRVLEEHDLNTVLELLVEIGNGNIMSMLVAKRLLQADDEIESLAQKAKAPIIGTEGMLVTYAKCCRPVPGDDITAYVSQGKGLMVHRQECKNIKGWQNERAKYFVVKWEDNPEKEYIAALRVEIINHQGALAKLTNVVASTQANIVEIATEEKESNLYVIDLGVTVKDRIHVANIMRRIRVMPDVQRVTRKR is encoded by the coding sequence ATGTATCTGTTTGAAGGCTTAAAGAAAAAAATATCAGAGTATCTGTCACCCGAAGATGTGGAACTGGTGCAAAAAGCCTACGTGGTTGCCCGCGAAGCGCATGAAGGGCAAACCCGCTCCAGCGGCGAGCCTTATATTACTCATCCGGTTGAAGTCACCCAGATCCTGGCCAGCATGAAGCTGGACCACGAAACACTGATGGCAGCATTGATGCATGATGTGATTGAAGACACCGACTTCAGCCAGACCGATCTCGCCGAAATCTTCGGTGATACAGTTGCCGAACTGGTGGCCGGTGTCAGTAAGCTGGACAAGCTCGACTTTAAAGATAAAAAAGAGTTTCAGGCCGAAAACTACCGTAAAATGATCATGGCCATGACCCAGGATATCCGGGTGATCCTCATCAAACTGGCCGACCGCACTCACAACATGCGCACGCTGGGCTTTTTACGCCCGGAAAAACGCCGCCGGATAGCCCGTGAAACCCTGGAAATCTTTGCGCCTATCGCCAACCGTCTTGGTATCCACGATATTAAGAACGAACTTGAAGATCTGGGCTTTGCGGCTTTATACCCGATGCGTCACAGAGCGCTCAAATCAGAAGTAGCCAAAGCGCGAGGTAATCGTAAAGAAGTGATCAGCAATATCCAGTCGGAGATAGAGTCTCGTCTGGAAGAAGCAGGCATTGATGCGTCGGTCAGTGGCCGTGAAAAACACCTCTACAGCATTTATAAAAAGATGCTCAACAAAGAGCTGCTGTTCAACGAAGTGATGGACATTTACGCTTTTCGCATCAACGTCAACAGCATAGATACCTGCTACCGGGTGCTGGGTGTGGCGCACAACCTGTATAAGCCCATAGAAACCCGCTTTAAAGACTACATTGCTGTACCTAAAACCAATGGCTATCAATCACTGCATACCTCTTTGGTCGGGCCGCATGGTATTCCGGTAGAGATCCAAATTCGCACCCATGATATGGATCACATGGCTGATAAAGGGGTTGCTGCGCACTGGATGTATAAAAAGTCCGGTGACACAGCGGGCCATACCGCACAGCAACGCGCCAGACAATGGATGCAAAGCCTGCTTGAGTTACAACAAAGTGCGGGTTCATCGTTTGAATTTGTCGAAAACGTAAAGACCGAGCTGTTCCCGGAAGAAATTTATGTCTTTACGCCGGATGGGCGCATCATTGAATTACCTATGGGCGCAACTGCCGTCGATTTTGCCTATGCCGTTCATACCGACGTCGGTAACACCTGTGTTGGCGCGCGCGTCAATCGTAAGCCTTATCCACTCAGCAAGGCGCTGGACACCGGGCAAACAGTTGAGGTGATCACCAGCTCTGGTGCACACCCCAATGCCACTTGGTTAAACTTTATTGTCACAGGTAAAGCACGCCTGGGTGTACGTAACTACCTTAAGAGCCAGCACCAGGAAGAGTCTATCCTGCTGGGTCGACGCTTACTTGACTCCGCACTGGGTGAGCATAAGCTGGATGATATTCCCACCGAACAGATAGACAGAGTACTGGAAGAGCATGACCTGAACACCGTACTTGAGCTGTTAGTGGAAATTGGCAACGGCAACATCATGAGTATGTTGGTTGCAAAGCGCCTGCTACAAGCCGATGATGAAATCGAAAGCCTGGCACAAAAAGCCAAAGCGCCGATCATTGGTACAGAAGGCATGTTGGTCACTTATGCCAAGTGTTGCCGACCTGTCCCGGGTGATGACATCACCGCCTATGTTAGCCAGGGCAAGGGCTTAATGGTCCACCGCCAGGAATGTAAAAACATTAAAGGCTGGCAAAATGAACGTGCCAAGTACTTTGTGGTAAAGTGGGAAGATAACCCCGAAAAAGAATACATCGCAGCACTGCGGGTTGAGATCATCAACCACCAGGGTGCGTTGGCCAAATTAACCAATGTGGTTGCAAGTACACAAGCTAATATTGTGGAGATTGCAACCGAAGAAAAAGAGAGCAACCTGTACGTGATTGACCTGGGCGTTACCGTTAAAGACAGGATCCACGTTGCAAATATTATGCGCCGGATCCGGGTAATGCCAGATGTACAACGTGTAACCAGGAAGCGATAA
- the asnA gene encoding aspartate--ammonia ligase → MLQQYLQTQQQIARAKALFSQQLTDKLGLIEVQAPILAKVGDGIQDNLSGTEKAVKVKVKTLSDSDYEVVHSLAKWKRKTLGDYGFGAGQGLYTHMKALRPDEDKLSPIHSVYVDQWDWEQVICAQSERSLDKLKDTVRTLYGAIRETELQLASEYGLTPFLPEQITFVHSEALRLMYPDFSAKQREKAIAQEYGAVFLIGIGGELGDGKIHDVRAPDYDDWSTPTCEQYQGLNGDILVWNPVLEDAFEISSMGIRVCPDSLQRQLSLTQDEQRLEQDWHQSLLAGALPQTIGGGIGQSRLVMLLLQKQHIGQVQVGVWPEHVKTEVSGLL, encoded by the coding sequence ATGTTGCAACAGTATCTGCAAACACAACAACAAATAGCCCGTGCGAAAGCACTTTTTTCACAACAACTGACTGATAAGTTAGGCCTGATCGAAGTACAAGCGCCTATCCTGGCAAAGGTGGGAGATGGTATTCAGGACAACCTCAGTGGCACCGAAAAAGCGGTGAAGGTTAAAGTTAAAACGCTCAGCGATAGCGACTATGAAGTGGTTCATTCACTGGCGAAGTGGAAGCGTAAAACGCTCGGCGACTATGGCTTTGGCGCAGGACAGGGACTGTATACACATATGAAGGCACTGCGTCCGGATGAAGACAAGTTGTCTCCAATACACTCTGTGTATGTTGACCAGTGGGACTGGGAGCAGGTGATCTGTGCTCAGTCTGAACGCTCTTTAGACAAGCTTAAAGACACAGTTCGAACCTTGTATGGCGCTATTCGTGAAACTGAACTGCAACTGGCTTCTGAGTATGGGCTGACACCGTTTTTACCGGAGCAAATCACCTTTGTACACAGTGAGGCACTACGCCTCATGTACCCCGACTTTAGTGCTAAGCAAAGAGAAAAAGCGATTGCGCAGGAGTACGGTGCTGTGTTCCTGATTGGTATCGGTGGTGAGTTGGGAGATGGCAAGATCCATGATGTCAGAGCACCGGATTATGACGACTGGTCAACACCAACGTGTGAGCAGTATCAGGGGCTGAACGGTGATATTCTGGTCTGGAACCCGGTGCTCGAAGATGCCTTTGAAATTTCTTCTATGGGGATCCGGGTGTGTCCGGACAGCCTGCAACGCCAATTGAGTCTGACGCAGGATGAACAAAGGTTAGAGCAGGACTGGCACCAGAGCCTGCTGGCCGGCGCATTGCCGCAAACCATAGGGGGTGGTATTGGTCAGTCTCGTTTGGTGATGCTGTTATTACAAAAGCAACATATTGGTCAGGTCCAGGTTGGTGTGTGGCCTGAGCATGTTAAAACTGAAGTTTCTGGGTTACTTTAG
- a CDS encoding helix-turn-helix transcriptional regulator, which yields MARRLGVDQATISNYESGKTDMSYAQMFELFLVFGKDLTGVLNLTDFEEQSPSPDEKPEKE from the coding sequence CTGGCCAGGCGGCTTGGTGTCGACCAGGCCACCATCAGCAACTATGAATCCGGCAAAACCGATATGAGTTACGCCCAGATGTTCGAGTTGTTTTTGGTTTTTGGTAAAGACCTGACTGGCGTACTGAACTTAACCGACTTTGAAGAACAAAGTCCTTCACCCGACGAAAAACCAGAAAAGGAGTAG
- a CDS encoding RidA family protein, with protein MNKAIISTDQAPAAIGTYSQAVKVGTAVYLSGQIPLVPETMEVISEDFAEQTQQVFKNLTAVCEEAGGQLQDMVKVNIFLTDLSNFATVNEIMSQHFKTPYPARAAIGVKELPKGVQIEIDGIMELPSTN; from the coding sequence ATGAATAAAGCCATTATTTCAACCGATCAGGCGCCGGCAGCAATCGGCACCTACAGTCAGGCAGTTAAAGTCGGTACGGCGGTTTACCTTTCGGGGCAGATCCCTTTGGTGCCTGAAACAATGGAAGTGATCTCAGAAGATTTTGCAGAGCAAACACAACAGGTATTTAAAAACCTGACTGCCGTGTGTGAAGAAGCGGGCGGCCAGTTGCAGGACATGGTCAAGGTTAACATCTTCCTGACTGACTTAAGTAACTTTGCTACCGTCAATGAGATCATGAGTCAGCACTTTAAAACGCCCTACCCGGCACGTGCTGCAATCGGCGTAAAAGAGCTGCCTAAGGGCGTACAAATTGAGATTGATGGCATCATGGAGCTGCCTTCAACCAACTAA
- the rpoZ gene encoding DNA-directed RNA polymerase subunit omega yields MARVTVEDAVDKIGNRFDLILVAARRARQIAVGGKDPLVEAENDKPTVIALREIEKGMVTSDSLDMIDREEQQTQEAAELAAVAAIVGGNR; encoded by the coding sequence ATGGCTCGCGTAACAGTAGAAGACGCAGTAGATAAAATTGGTAACCGTTTCGACCTAATTCTTGTTGCAGCGCGTCGCGCTCGTCAGATTGCAGTCGGTGGTAAAGACCCTCTGGTTGAAGCTGAAAATGACAAGCCAACCGTAATCGCATTGCGCGAAATCGAAAAAGGCATGGTCACCAGCGATTCACTGGACATGATCGATCGCGAAGAGCAACAAACTCAGGAAGCTGCAGAGCTTGCTGCTGTTGCTGCAATTGTGGGTGGCAATCGCTAA
- a CDS encoding DUF4377 domain-containing protein: MTKITLLSRQALISSVAVLYLSGCGSSDSNTAPSVQNKNERAETRTQVWNIDAYAQHCTGVAQQLCLRVKYSDEESYSLHYGLIEGFEYQWGHHYQLEVTESDVKNPPADASSKKIQLKAISSVKEDSIGTEYILSDVNLQPDTLVYDDKEQSYRFLGKPFSCTKYVDCDHLYSMRETGAKVNLTFRYEGNANIALLNWN, from the coding sequence ATGACAAAAATAACGTTACTCAGCAGGCAAGCTCTCATCTCCAGCGTAGCGGTGCTTTATCTCTCAGGTTGCGGCTCATCAGACTCCAACACAGCACCATCGGTACAGAATAAAAATGAGCGTGCAGAAACAAGAACACAGGTTTGGAACATTGATGCTTACGCTCAACATTGTACCGGAGTGGCACAACAATTATGCCTCAGGGTCAAATACTCTGATGAGGAAAGCTATTCATTGCATTATGGCTTGATTGAAGGGTTTGAATATCAATGGGGCCACCATTACCAGCTAGAGGTGACAGAGTCTGACGTAAAGAATCCGCCTGCCGACGCTTCAAGCAAAAAGATTCAACTCAAAGCCATTAGCTCGGTAAAAGAGGATAGTATTGGGACTGAATATATTCTGTCAGACGTAAATTTACAGCCAGATACACTGGTGTATGATGACAAAGAACAAAGCTATCGTTTCTTGGGTAAGCCCTTCAGCTGCACCAAATATGTAGACTGTGACCATTTATATTCTATGCGAGAAACAGGTGCCAAAGTAAATCTAACCTTCCGTTACGAAGGTAACGCCAATATCGCTCTGCTCAACTGGAATTAA